One Ilumatobacter coccineus YM16-304 genomic window, ACGGCTGCGGATCGTGCACCCGCTGCATCGCAGACTGCCCGACCGCGGCGATCGTCGCGCCCGGCGTGATCGACGCCGCCAAGTGCCTGAGCTGGATCATGCAGAAGCCGGGGACCATTCCGCTGGAGTTCCGCGAAGCGATGCACGATCGCATCTACGGCTGCGACGACTGCCAAGACGTCTGCCCGATCTCGATCCGGCTCGGCAAGCGCAACACGATCGCGCTCGACCCCACCGTGCAGGCGTGGGTCGACGCGCTCGCCCTGCTCGACGCCGACGACGACTGGATCGCCGACCGCTACGGCTACTGGTACATCGCCGGCCGAGAGATGCGGTGGCTACGCCGCAACGCGCTCGTGGTGATCGGCAACGTCGGCGATCCGGCCGACACCCACGTACGTTCGATGGTCGAGCGCTACCGTGCTGACCCCGACCCGATCCTCGCCGAGCACGCCACCTGGGCGGCGCGACGCCTCGATCAACGACACCTGCCGACTGCGCCATGAAACATCTGCTCGTCACCAACGACTACCCACCCAAGATCGGCGGCATCCAGTCGCTGCTGTGGGAGTGGTGGCGACGCCTGCCGGCCGACAAGTTCGCGGTGCTCACCAGCCCGTACGAAGGAACCGCCGAGTTCGATGCGGGTGAGCCCTACCGCATCGAGCGCACGCGCGAGCCGGTCCTGCTCCCGCATCCGTGGATGGTCAAGCGGATCAACGACCTCGCCGACGACGTCGGTGCCGACCTGGTCGTGCTCGATCCGGCGGTGCCCCTCGGGCTCGTCGGCCCCTCGCTGAAGTTGCCGTACGACCTCGTGCTCCACGGCGCCGAAGTCACCGTCCCCGGCCGTCTCCCGGGCTCCAAACAAGCACTCGCCTACACGCTGCGTCGGGCCCGCGGCATCATTGCCGCCGGCAGCTATCCCGCGGCCGAAGCCGAACACGCGGCGGGCCGTGAACTGCCCACCACGATCGTTCCGTGTGGCGTCGACCCCGACCGCTTCACCGTGCTCAGCGACAGCCAACGCGCCGAGGCCCGCGAGCACTTCGGTATCCCGAACGACGCGGAAGTCATCATCGGCATCTCCCGCCTCGTGCCGCGCAAGGGCTTCGACACGGCGATCCGAGCGGTCAACCGGCTCAAGCACCGCCGCCCCGATCTCCTCTTGGTCATCGGCGGCACCGGCCGCGAGTCCGAGCGGCTGCAGCGCCTCGCCGACGAACTCGACGCCCCCGTCAAGTTCATGGGACGCATCGAGAACGACGATCTTCCCCGCTTCTACGGGTGCGGCGACCTCTACACGATGCTCTGCCGCAACCGCTGGGGAGGCCTGGAGCAGGAGGGATTCGGCATCGTCTTCATCGAGGCAGCATCGTGCGGCATCCCACAGGTCGCCGGCGACTCGGGCGGCGCCGCCGAAGCGGTCGCACACGGCGAGACCGGGCTCGTCATCTCCGAGCCCGAGAACGTCCAAGACGTCGCCGACGCCTACGAACAACTCCTCGACGACGACGAACTGCGACGGTCGATGGCGATCCGGTCGCGTGAACGCGTCGAGACCGACTTCGCCTACGACGTGCTCGCCAAACGCCTCGGCGACGCACTCGGCGTGTACGACTGACGTGTGCACCCGTCACACCCGCCGAGACCCTCGGCCGAGCACGGTTTGCAGATACCGTTGACGCCAGTGAACGAGCCGCAGCGATCTCACGACGGAGGCGACATCATCGTTCGCGCCAACCTCGTCGGCACGCTGGCCTTCGTCGTCACCGCAACGATCGCCGCAGCACTCTTCACGACCGGCGTCCAATGGCTCGGAGCGGTCACCGCCATGACCCTGTTCGTCGGCGGTATCGCCGCCTTCATCTGGTCGTTCTGGAACGCGGTGCAACGCAGCCGCGGCGAGCAGGTCGCCGTCACCCAGCTCTACATGCTCGCCGGTGGGGTCGCCCCGCCCGCCGTTCGCAAGCTGATGACCTCGCTGCTCGCCGTCCAGATCGTCACCGGTCTGGCCACGGCCTTCGCTCGCCCGAACAACTCCGACGGCAGCCCGGGCACCTCCTTGGCGCTCGGCGTACTCGTCCCGATGTTCGGACTCGGAATGAACGGGCTCTGGGCAGCGTTCCACGGAACGTACGCCGCCCGGCCCACCGACGAAACTCGCTCAAGTGTGACCACATCGGGTGGCTCCATCGACAAGAATGAGGAACATGGCTGAGACCGCGACAGAGACGATCACCATCGACGCTTCCCCCGACGAGGTGTGGAACGTGGCGGTCGACCTCGAGAAGTACCCGGAGTGGGCCCGCGACATCAAAGACGTCACGATCCACGCCACCGACAGCGACGGACGCCCGAGCGAAGTCGAGTTCCGCGCCTCGGCCCTGGGCCGCAGCACGCACTACACCCTGCAGTACCGCTACGGCGACGAGCCGCGCCAACTCGGCTGGTCGATGATCCGCGGCGACATCCAGCGCTCGATCGACGGTGCCTTCACCTTCGTCCCGACCGCCGACGGCAAGACCGAGGTCCGCTACGACCTGGCGATCGACCTCGTGGTTCCGCTGCCCGGCTTCGTGAAGCGCCGCGCCGAGGTCCGCATCCTCAACACGGTTCGTGAACTGAAGGTCCGCGCCGAGGCGTGACCGCCATCGGCCGCCGCGTCGGCATCGACGTCGGCGGAACCAAGGCATTGGGCGTCGCGCTCGACGCCGACGGAGAGGTGGTGGCCGAAGACCGTCGCCCGACACCGCGCGGCGACGGCAGCATCGACGCATTGCTCGACACCCTCGTCGAGTTGGCCGAATCGCTCGGGGTCGACGCAGACCTCGGCATCGGCGTGCCCGGTCTCGTCACGCGAGACGGCCGCCTGCGAGCCGCGCCCAACCTCGACGGTGTCGCCGACCTGCCGATCGGCGAGCTGCTGGGGGAGCGGTTGGGCTTCGACGTTCGCGTCGACAACGACGCCACCTGCGCCACGGTCGCCGAGTGGCGCAACGGCGTCGGGATCGGAACCGACGATCTGCTGCTCGTCACGCTCGGCACCGGCATCGGCGGCGGCGTGGTCGCCAACGGCACGCTGCAGCGGGGCACGAACGGGTTCGCCGGTGAGTTCGGCCACATGGTCGTCGACCCGCACGGTCCACGCTGTCCGTGCGGTCGACAGGGCTGCTGGGAGCGGTACGCCTCGGGCTCGGGGCTGGCCATGCTGGCTCGCGAAGCCGCCACCGGACACCGCCTCCGTGCGGTGGTCGAACACGCCGACGGCGACGCACAAGCGGTCCGTGGCGAACACGTCATGGCCGCAGCGCTCGACGGCGACACCGAAGCGCTCGCGGTGATCGACGACTTCGGTCGATGGGTGGCGCTCGGCCTGTCGAACCTCACCAACGTCTTCGACCCCGAGATCTTCGTGCTCGGCGGTGGGCTCGCCGCCGGCGCCGAGCTCTACCTCGAACCGATCACCCGCTGGTACGGCGAACTGCTCTACCAGCCGCACCTTCGCCCGCTCCCGCGGATCGAGTTCGCTCGATGGGGGCCGCTCGCCGGGGCCGTCGGCGCCGCGTTGCTGTCGAGCATCCCCGACTGAGAGCGTGGGATCAGCGCAGTCGGCGCGCTCAGTGTTTGACGAAGGCCGCGCGCGAGGCCTCGATCTCGCGCCAGGCGGCGTCGCGACCGCCCATGCCCTCCGACGACGAGTGCTTGTCGGGTTCGAGCGCCTTGTACACGTTGAAGAAGTGCTGGATCTCGGCGACCAGTTGCGGCGTGAGGTCGGCGATGTCGTGCACGTTGTCGAAGCGGGGCTCCTTCGGCGGAACGCAGATCAACTTGGCGTCTTCCCCGGCTTCGTCCTGCATGTACAGCACGCCGACCGGACGCGCTTCGCAGATGACGCCGGGATAGACCGGCTCGTCGTTGAGGACCAACGCATCCAACGGGTCGCCGTCGCCGGCCAGCGTGTCGGCGATGAAGCCGTAGTCAGCCGGATACGTGGTGGCGGTGAACAGGCGGCGATCGAGGTACACCTTGCCGGTGTCGTGGTCGATCTCGTACTTGTTGCGGCTCCCGCGAGGGATCTCGATGATGACGTGAATGCAGTCGGCAGCCGGCTGTGGTGACATGTTTGTGAGGCTAACTGGTCGGCGTTGCCGGGCCTTCGACGGATAGGTTCTCACCCATGGAGTTCCGCCGGATCGAAAACCTGCCGCCGTACGTCTTTTCCATCATCAATGGACTCAAGATCGAGGCACGTCGCGCAGGCGCAGACGTGGTGGATCTCGGCTTCGGCAACCCCGACATGCCGTCTCCCGACGTGGCGGTGCGCAAGCTCGCCGAGGCCGCGCAGAACCCGCGCAACCACCGGTACTCGCTGAGCCGCGGCCTCCCGAAGCTGCGCGAAGCCATCGCCGGCTACTACAAGAACAAGTGGGACGTCGACCTCGATCCCGAACTCGAGATCACCAACACGATCGGGGCCAAAGAGGGCTTCAGCCACCTCATGTGGGTGCTGCTCGAACGAGGCGACGCTGCGATCGTGCCGACGCCCAGCTACCCGATCCACATCTACGGGCCGCTGTTCGCCGGAGCCGACCTCCGCCAGGTGCCGATGAAGTTCCTCGCCGACCCGTCCGACCGCGAGAACTTCTCCGACGACTTCATGGAGAGCCTCCACAACGCGTATGACGTCGGCTGGCCCAAGCCGCGCGTGCTCGTCGTGTCGTTCCCGCACAACCCGACCGGCGCCATCGTCGATCTCGACTTCATGCAGCGCGTCGTCGACTTCTGTCGCGAACGCGACATGGTCGTCGTCAACGACTTCGCCTACGCCGACATCGGCTTCGACGGCCACAAGCCGCCGAGCATCCTGCAGGCCGAGGGAGCGAAGGAATGCGCCGTCGAGTTGTACTCGATGACCAAGTCGTTCCAGATGGCCGGCTGGCGCTCGGCGTTCCTGCTCGGCAACAAGGAAGTCGTCCAAGCGCTCGTCAAGCTCAAGAGCTACCTCGACTACGGCATGTTCCAGCCCGTCCAGATCGCCGCGACCGTCACGATCAACGAAGCACAGGACTTCCCCGATCAGGTCCGCGACATCTACGAGTCGCGCTGTGACACCCTCATCGACGGCCTCAGCCGCATCGGCTGGGACATGCCCAAGCCCGGTGGCTCAATGTTCGTGTGGGGGCCGATCCCCGAGCCGTACGCCGACATGGATTCCGTCGAGTTCTGCTCGCACGTCGTCCGTGAAGCCGACGTGGCGTTGTCGCCCGGCGTCGGCTTCGGCCCCGGCGGTGAAGGGTTCATCCGGTTCGGTCTGATCGAGAACGAGAAGCGCATCAACCAGGCGGTGCGAAACCTCAAGGCCGGTTTGCCGAAACTCGGCTGAAACACCCTCCTCGTACCCTCCGCATGATGGTCACCATCGTCATTCGTGTCTGGATGCCCGATCGTCCCGGCGCGCTCGGGCAGGTGGCGAGTCGCATCGGTGCGGTGCGCGGTGACGTCCTCGGCATCGAGATCCTCGAGCACGGCGTCGAGCAGGTCATCGACGAACTCACCGTCGCGCTTCCCGACATCGATCTCGTTCCGCTGCTGCTGCAAGAGGTCGACGACGTCGACGGCGTGTCGGTCGAGTCGGTCCGCACCGTCGACCCCGATCGCATCGACCCCAACCTGTCGACGCTGGCCGCCGGTGCCGCGCTCGCCGAGAGTTCGTCCGACGAGCGTCTCGAGGTGCTGTGCCAGGGAGTCCACCGCGTGGTCGAAGCCGACTGGGCCGTCGTGCTCCGCGGCTCGGAGGTCATTGCGCAGGAGGGCGACACACCCGAAGTCGCGTGGCTCGTGGCGTTTCTCGCCGGCAGCGAGCACCTCAGCGAAACCGACGAGACG contains:
- a CDS encoding glycosyltransferase family 4 protein, producing MKHLLVTNDYPPKIGGIQSLLWEWWRRLPADKFAVLTSPYEGTAEFDAGEPYRIERTREPVLLPHPWMVKRINDLADDVGADLVVLDPAVPLGLVGPSLKLPYDLVLHGAEVTVPGRLPGSKQALAYTLRRARGIIAAGSYPAAEAEHAAGRELPTTIVPCGVDPDRFTVLSDSQRAEAREHFGIPNDAEVIIGISRLVPRKGFDTAIRAVNRLKHRRPDLLLVIGGTGRESERLQRLADELDAPVKFMGRIENDDLPRFYGCGDLYTMLCRNRWGGLEQEGFGIVFIEAASCGIPQVAGDSGGAAEAVAHGETGLVISEPENVQDVADAYEQLLDDDELRRSMAIRSRERVETDFAYDVLAKRLGDALGVYD
- a CDS encoding aminotransferase class I/II-fold pyridoxal phosphate-dependent enzyme yields the protein MEFRRIENLPPYVFSIINGLKIEARRAGADVVDLGFGNPDMPSPDVAVRKLAEAAQNPRNHRYSLSRGLPKLREAIAGYYKNKWDVDLDPELEITNTIGAKEGFSHLMWVLLERGDAAIVPTPSYPIHIYGPLFAGADLRQVPMKFLADPSDRENFSDDFMESLHNAYDVGWPKPRVLVVSFPHNPTGAIVDLDFMQRVVDFCRERDMVVVNDFAYADIGFDGHKPPSILQAEGAKECAVELYSMTKSFQMAGWRSAFLLGNKEVVQALVKLKSYLDYGMFQPVQIAATVTINEAQDFPDQVRDIYESRCDTLIDGLSRIGWDMPKPGGSMFVWGPIPEPYADMDSVEFCSHVVREADVALSPGVGFGPGGEGFIRFGLIENEKRINQAVRNLKAGLPKLG
- a CDS encoding SRPBCC family protein translates to MAETATETITIDASPDEVWNVAVDLEKYPEWARDIKDVTIHATDSDGRPSEVEFRASALGRSTHYTLQYRYGDEPRQLGWSMIRGDIQRSIDGAFTFVPTADGKTEVRYDLAIDLVVPLPGFVKRRAEVRILNTVRELKVRAEA
- a CDS encoding ROK family protein, yielding MTAIGRRVGIDVGGTKALGVALDADGEVVAEDRRPTPRGDGSIDALLDTLVELAESLGVDADLGIGVPGLVTRDGRLRAAPNLDGVADLPIGELLGERLGFDVRVDNDATCATVAEWRNGVGIGTDDLLLVTLGTGIGGGVVANGTLQRGTNGFAGEFGHMVVDPHGPRCPCGRQGCWERYASGSGLAMLAREAATGHRLRAVVEHADGDAQAVRGEHVMAAALDGDTEALAVIDDFGRWVALGLSNLTNVFDPEIFVLGGGLAAGAELYLEPITRWYGELLYQPHLRPLPRIEFARWGPLAGAVGAALLSSIPD
- a CDS encoding inorganic diphosphatase; amino-acid sequence: MSPQPAADCIHVIIEIPRGSRNKYEIDHDTGKVYLDRRLFTATTYPADYGFIADTLAGDGDPLDALVLNDEPVYPGVICEARPVGVLYMQDEAGEDAKLICVPPKEPRFDNVHDIADLTPQLVAEIQHFFNVYKALEPDKHSSSEGMGGRDAAWREIEASRAAFVKH
- a CDS encoding ACT domain-containing protein produces the protein MMVTIVIRVWMPDRPGALGQVASRIGAVRGDVLGIEILEHGVEQVIDELTVALPDIDLVPLLLQEVDDVDGVSVESVRTVDPDRIDPNLSTLAAGAALAESSSDERLEVLCQGVHRVVEADWAVVLRGSEVIAQEGDTPEVAWLVAFLAGSEHLSETDETLPGDLVWGHMVTSGLTVAAGRTDPPIHERERIRISLLARLADALL